A single genomic interval of Aegicerativicinus sediminis harbors:
- the rpsU gene encoding 30S ribosomal protein S21, giving the protein MLKIIVKDGESIERALKRYKRKHRNVKVMQNLRENQHFTKKSVKRRREIQKAAYIQGLRDDENL; this is encoded by the coding sequence ATGTTAAAAATTATTGTTAAAGACGGTGAAAGTATTGAAAGAGCCCTAAAAAGGTATAAGAGAAAACATCGCAATGTTAAAGTGATGCAGAATCTTAGGGAAAACCAACACTTCACCAAAAAATCTGTTAAACGAAGAAGAGAAATTCAAAAGGCCGCTTACATACAAGGTTTGCGGGATGACGAAAATCTATAA
- a CDS encoding DUF2797 domain-containing protein, giving the protein MKYEGVLRKMETEFTDPINYYLIFESDFINLNQVLEKEMEFRFLHYQCLNCGLDKPIYRQGYCRSCFFEIPQAAEWIMKPELSKAHLGQEDRDLEYEKKVQLQPHIVYLANSSNVKVGVTRRSQVPTRWIDQGAHEAIEIVEVPNRYLAGITEVALKDHVSDKTNWRTMLKNEIKDENLVEWRDNLEKYIPEEVKSYFISNNSETNIHFPVLRYPTKLNSLNLEKSQQFKGKLMGIKGQYLIFEDNTVFNVRSSEGLYVSIEIN; this is encoded by the coding sequence ATGAAATATGAAGGTGTTCTTCGGAAAATGGAAACTGAATTTACCGATCCGATCAATTATTATTTGATTTTTGAGTCTGATTTTATCAATTTAAATCAGGTTTTGGAAAAGGAAATGGAGTTTAGATTTTTGCATTATCAGTGTCTAAATTGTGGATTAGATAAACCTATTTATCGTCAAGGTTATTGCAGAAGTTGCTTTTTTGAGATTCCACAGGCTGCGGAATGGATTATGAAACCAGAATTGAGTAAAGCACATTTGGGTCAGGAGGATCGAGATCTTGAGTATGAAAAGAAAGTTCAACTTCAGCCTCACATAGTGTACCTGGCAAACTCAAGTAATGTAAAAGTTGGTGTCACTAGGCGCAGTCAAGTACCAACCAGATGGATCGATCAAGGTGCGCATGAAGCAATTGAAATTGTTGAAGTTCCTAATAGATATTTGGCTGGAATTACCGAAGTAGCCTTAAAAGATCATGTAAGTGACAAAACCAATTGGAGGACAATGCTAAAAAATGAAATTAAAGATGAAAATTTGGTTGAGTGGCGCGATAATTTGGAGAAATATATTCCAGAGGAGGTAAAAAGTTATTTCATTTCTAACAATTCTGAAACAAATATCCATTTCCCTGTTTTGAGATATCCCACTAAATTAAATTCTTTAAACCTGGAGAAGTCTCAACAATTCAAAGGCAAATTAATGGGGATAAAAGGGCAATATCTAATCTTCGAAGATAATACAGTTTTTAATGTGCGCTCGTCCGAAGGACTATATGTTTCAATAGAAATAAACTAA
- a CDS encoding GH3 auxin-responsive promoter family protein codes for MAFPFVNSIASWFLKKRFHQIELFLKYPNEVQNEILMDLIQIAKDTEIGRKYDFQSIHNYHTFRERVPISSYEECQPLIERSRRGESNIFWPEPIKWFAKSSGTTNAKSKFIPVSEASLEDCHYAASKDLLCMYLNNNEDSQLFTGKSLRLGGSKELYEENGTVFGDLSAILIDNMPFWAEFSSTPCNRVSLMSDWETKMKAIVEETIQENVTSLAGVPSWMLVLLNSVLDYTGKSSLLDIWPNLEVYFHGGVSFVPYRDQYLKIFPKESFRYYEIYNASEGFFAIQDQNNSSDLLLMLDYGIFYEFIDMESYGTNNQKVVTLDGVKVGKNYAVVITTNSGLWRYKIGDTVKFMSVKPYRIRVSGRTKHHINVFGEELIIENTEEALKRVCRITNAEIVDYTVAPIFMSTDKTGTHEWLIEFKKPPENLTQFTAELDFALQTLNSDYEAKRYNNMTLELPKINIAEPKLFYNWLKKQNKLGGQHKVPRLSNSRDYLEELLYLNGQLHTAD; via the coding sequence ATGGCATTCCCATTTGTTAACTCAATTGCTTCGTGGTTTCTTAAGAAGAGATTTCACCAAATTGAATTGTTTTTAAAGTACCCCAATGAGGTGCAGAATGAAATTTTGATGGATTTAATTCAAATTGCCAAAGACACCGAAATCGGAAGAAAATACGATTTTCAATCAATCCATAACTATCATACTTTTAGGGAAAGGGTGCCAATTTCATCCTATGAGGAATGTCAACCATTAATTGAGCGATCTAGACGAGGCGAATCTAACATTTTTTGGCCTGAACCAATAAAATGGTTTGCCAAATCTAGCGGTACCACAAATGCAAAGAGCAAATTTATTCCAGTTAGCGAGGCATCTCTAGAGGATTGCCATTACGCCGCAAGTAAAGATTTACTCTGTATGTATTTGAATAATAATGAGGACTCTCAATTATTTACAGGAAAAAGCCTCCGCCTTGGCGGAAGTAAGGAATTGTATGAAGAAAATGGAACCGTTTTTGGCGACCTTTCTGCAATATTGATTGACAACATGCCATTTTGGGCCGAATTTAGCAGTACTCCCTGCAACCGTGTTTCCTTAATGAGTGATTGGGAAACCAAAATGAAAGCTATTGTTGAAGAGACAATACAAGAAAACGTTACCAGTTTAGCCGGTGTACCGTCTTGGATGCTGGTATTGTTAAATAGCGTCTTAGATTATACCGGGAAATCTTCATTACTAGACATCTGGCCAAATCTTGAGGTGTATTTTCATGGAGGCGTAAGTTTTGTACCCTACCGTGACCAGTATCTTAAGATTTTCCCTAAAGAAAGTTTTAGATATTATGAAATCTACAATGCATCAGAGGGATTTTTTGCCATACAAGATCAAAACAATTCCTCAGATTTATTGTTAATGTTAGATTATGGGATTTTCTATGAATTTATTGATATGGAATCCTATGGAACAAACAACCAAAAGGTGGTGACTCTAGACGGTGTGAAAGTAGGAAAAAATTATGCAGTTGTTATCACTACTAATTCTGGCTTATGGCGGTATAAAATTGGTGACACTGTTAAGTTTATGTCTGTGAAACCATATAGAATAAGGGTTTCTGGCCGAACAAAGCACCACATAAACGTATTTGGGGAAGAGCTCATAATCGAGAATACCGAAGAAGCTTTAAAACGGGTTTGTCGCATAACTAATGCCGAAATAGTGGATTATACTGTTGCACCCATATTTATGAGTACAGATAAAACTGGTACCCATGAATGGTTAATTGAGTTTAAAAAACCTCCTGAAAACCTCACCCAATTTACGGCAGAGCTAGACTTTGCATTACAAACTCTAAACTCAGACTATGAGGCAAAGCGATATAATAATATGACGCTTGAACTTCCAAAAATAAATATTGCCGAACCGAAATTATTTTACAATTGGCTAAAAAAGCAAAATAAACTTGGAGGACAACATAAAGTTCCACGCTTATCTAATTCTAGAGATTATTTGGAGGAATTACTGTACTTAAATGGACAACTACATACTGCTGATTAA